The Glandiceps talaboti chromosome 1, keGlaTala1.1, whole genome shotgun sequence genome has a segment encoding these proteins:
- the LOC144443730 gene encoding actin nucleation-promoting factor WASL-like: MSNVQQPKKLPPQNVESSLLTQQENEQLFNILGKRCVTLATAIVQVYQALPESRTRWTKMQCGVACFVKDNANKSYYIRVYDLKKREKVWEQELYNQFRYTMPRPFFHTFSMDDCQAALNFANDVEAKTFYSVIQEKIRQKQQRKAEKKRQAPAQPRSAPPPKPVATALPMAPPTAPAPAPTQEATAIFRKKDKKKGKDKKKKLTKTDIGLPSDFRHVGHVGWDPDKGFDTENLDPDLKNLFDTVGISESQLKDKETSKFIYDFIESQGGVEAVKRDQQRLRQSMRDPPPPPPGRGGLPPPPPPGRGPPPPGRGGVPPPPPPPSRPGPPPPPPPGRGTAPPPPPSRMNGAPPPPPPSRGPPQPPPPPPPSSSRPPPPPTTGPPLPPMSSSSMPPPPPPPGGPPPPPPPPPGPPPPPSAGPPSVSSSGSDDSGGSQPRGALLAQIQLGKSLKHVDPTEVTSPTDSRGDLLSQIRQGFNLKTVDHDDRPELPPDTESDGIAGALARALQQRSNAIHSSDDDDDDDDDDFDDDEDWDD; this comes from the exons ATGTCGAATGTTCAACAGCCAAAGAAACTTCCACCCCAGAATGTGGAATCTAGTTTACTAACACAGCAGGAAAATGAACAGTTGTTTAATATACTCGGCAAGAGATGTGTG ACGCTAGCAACTGCCATAGTACAAGTGTACCAAGCCCTTCCAGAGTCAAGAACAAGATGGACTAAGATGCAGTGTGGGGTGGCATGTTTTGTGAAGGACAATgcaaataaatcatattatatCAGAGTCTATGATCTCAAG aaaagaGAAAAAGTATGGGAACAAGAGTTATACAACCAGTTTAGATACACCATGCCAAGACCTTTCTTTCATACATTTTCAATGGAT GATTGTCAAGCTGCTCTAAATTTTGCCAACGATGTTGAAGCCAAAACTTTCTACAGTGTTATTCAGGAAAAAATCAGACAAAAACAACAAAGGAAGGCAG AAAAGAAACGACAAGCGCCAGCACAGCCCAGGTCAGCTCCTCCTCCCAAACCAGTAGCCACAGCACTACCAATGGCACCAC CTACTGCACCTGCCCCTGCGCCAACTCAAGAAGCTACAGCAATTTTCAGAAAGAAAGATAAAAAGAAGGGCAAAGACAAGAAAAAGAAACTGACAAAAACAGATATTGGCCTTCCAAGTGATTTCAG ACATGTTGGTCATGTAGGTTGGGATCCAGACAAAGGTTTTGAT ACAGAGAATCTGGATCCAGACTTGAAAAACTTATTTGACACAGTGGGTATCTCAGAGTCACAGTTAAAGGACAAAGAGACATCCAAGTTCATCTATGATTTCATTGAAAGCCAAGGTGGAGTGGAAGCAGTGAAGAGAGATCAGCAAAGGCTTAGACAAAGTATGAGAG atccaccacctccaccaccaggTAGGGGAGGACTACCCCCTCCACCACCCCCAGGCCGGGGTCCTCCACCACCAGGCAGAGGAGGagttccaccaccaccaccacctccatcACGTCCAGGACCCcctccaccaccacctcctGGAAGAGGAACAGCCCCTCCTCCCCCACCATCAAGAATGAATGGagcacccccacccccaccaccaagCAGAGggccaccacaaccaccaccacctcccCCTCCAAGCTCCTctcgaccaccaccaccaccaactaCAGGTCCTCCTCTCCCTCCTATGAGCAGTTCATCAATGCCACCACCTCCACCGCCACCTGGGGGACCACctccaccacctccaccaccccCAGGTCCCCCACCACCACCCAGTGCAGGTCCTCCATCGGTATCTTCTTCTGGTAGCGATGACAGCGGTGGTTCTCAGCCAAGGGGCGCATTATTAGCACAAATTCAACTAGGCAAATCTCTGAAGCATGTTGATCCCACAGAGGTGACTTCTCCAACAGATTCCAGAGGagatttgttgagccagatcCGACAGGGATTCAATCTAAAAACG GTTGATCATGATGACAGACCAGAGCTACCCCCAGATACAGAAAGTGATGGCATAGCTGGGGCCTTGGCCAGAGCTCTTCAACAGCGTAGCAATGCCATTCACTCATCAG atgacgacgacgatgatgacgacgatgatttTGATGATGACGAAGACTGGGATGATTAA